Below is a genomic region from candidate division KSB1 bacterium.
AATAGCAAAAAGAATGGAAATCGCCGTCAAGGCTTTCTCGCCGCCGGAAAGGAGCATGAGGGCTGTAGGTCGCTTGCTTTTGGTAGCCGCCTCGATCAAGATTTCGGCCTCCAATGGATCCGCGTTGGGCGCCAATCGCAAATTTGCCTGACCGTTTTCAAAAAAGTCCTGGAAAACTTTGACAAAATTCTCTCTTATTTCTTCGAAAACTTTCGAGAATTGCTCACGGGCAGTTTTATTGATAACTTGAATTGTTTCATTTAGATTTGTCTCCGCTTCGATCAAATCATTTTTCTGGGTCAGTAAAAAATCAAGTCGTGACTTTTCCTTTTCATACTCCTTTAACGCTAATAAATTGACGGGCCCCATCGAATCCAATCTATTTTTTTGCCGGCGGATTCTTTCGGAACTTCCTTCCTCGTCAAAGTCCTGCTCTAAAGCTCCTTTCTTAATTGTAACGCCATATTCCTCTTTGATTCGCTCTTTTATTTGTTCGGCGTTCATTTTCAATTCGGAAACCCGCAGTTCCATACTGTGCAGCGTTTCAGCAACCAGGTCTTTTTCATCGCGAACAGCTTTGACGAATTTTTCTTGGTGGGTCAGCTCTTCTTTATTTTCTAAAAACGTCTGTTCAAGTTTGTACACTTCTGCTTCGACAATCTTCTGTTCATCAAAATCTATCTCGATAGCGCTCTTATTTTGCTCAATCCGGTTTGCCAATTCTGCATGTTCTTTCGCAGCACCTACGATTTCTTCATCTAACCGTTTGAATGAACCTTTCAATTCCCGCTCAAACTCGTGCAGCCTTGAAATGTTGTTCTGCAGGTGCCTCTCCTCACTCTTGAGATCGGCTAACTTCACTCTGCTGTCTTGCTCAACAGTTCGATATTCTTTAATCTCTTGTTCCAGGCTCTCAAGATCATCCGAAGCCTGTTGCAGAGAAGCTTCATACTGCGCCTTATTTTCGATCAAATTATCTAAAGAAGGCGAGACGGTTTGCATTTTATCAGTCAGCGATTTTCGATTCTTTTTATGTGACTCATCTTCTTTAGCAAGTCTTTCCCGAGTCTCGGTATCTTTTCGGGACTCAAAATTTAATTGAGCTAATTCGACTCCCGAATCAGTAAGTTTCAATTCAGATGCTTTTACTTGCTTATCTAAATCTTTTTCTTTGTTAAAAGCCTTTTGATACTTGCTTTCGATTTCTTGCTGCTCCTCTTCCTCTTTCTCAAGCTGCGTCCAGGTCTCTTTTAATTTAGACTCAAGTTCTTCCACAAGTGCTTTGCGTCCGATAACGCCAGCTTGTGATTCTCCGTTCGCACCGCCTTTGATGGGCCCCCAGTTGGAAACTACTTCGCCGTCCAGAGTAATCAGATTAATTCGATTTTCCCGCAATTTGTCAGCGTACTGTTTTGCCGTCTGAAAATCTTCTACAATTAGAAAATCTCGTAAAAGCGACTGCACGATTGCCCGGTATTCTTTTTCACACTGCACTAAATTATGCGCCCAATCGATCACACCGTTCGCCTGCAAAATGTCGTCATTGTGAGGACGGAGATCGCTCTTAATTCTCTGAGTTGAAAATTTATCCAGCGGAAAAAATGTCACTGATCCTTTTTCATCCGCTTTCAGAACCTCGATGCATTCGAGCGCCTGATCGGTCGCATCAACAATAAGTGAAACCGCAGCTTCGCCCATTGCCGTCTCAACCGCCCGCCGGTAGGGAGGATCAACTGTCAAGTTCTCAGCAAGGGTGCCTTTGCAGCCTCCGTTGAGGTGCCCGTTAAGAAGCAGGTGCTGCACGCCTTCAGGATGATCTTCATAAGATTCGATAAACTTTTTTAACAGAGCTATTCTCTCTTTGAGCGCCTGCGCTTCGCCGTTTTTATTGAGAATCTTCTCTTTTATTTTTTCTTTAGTCTCTCGGTAGGCAGTTAGCTCATCTTGCATGTCTTTTAACTGCTGCCTCAGCTTGGTTAATTCCGATGCCTGACTTGCTTTTTTCTCTTGTAATTTAGTAATCTTATCCTCACGAATCTTCTCAAGCAGTTGGCTTTCCTCGAAATCCCGACGGATCGACTTAAGTCTTTCCTCGAGGTTTTCAAGCTGGGTCTTAATCCGTTCTTCTTCCTGTTTACTTTCCGTCAACCCTTCAACCGCATGAAGCCGTTGATTTTCAATTCCCTTGAGCTGTTCGTATTTATCATGGATGCGCATTTCAAATGATTTCAACTCTGCGCTTTTTTCCTGGTAATCATTTTCCGCGAGTTGGATTTGCTCAAAGAGTTGCTGCAACTGTTCTTTTGACTGCAGAATCTCCGTTTTATTCTTTTCTATCCGGACACTGATTTCTTCTTTTTCTTTAAGAAGTCTGACTTTAGTGGCTTCAAGAGCTTTTCTGCGCTCGCGGCCGACTAGAATTTTTTCTTCTTTCTGGTGGATTTTTAAAGATACTTCGTTCAACTCTTTTTGCTGCGCGCTCAGCTTTCTCTCCAATTCCAGCAGCCTGGTGCGCGCTTCTTCAATTTCAGCTTCTTGTTCATCGAACTTGGTCGTAAGGGCAACCCGGTTATCCTGGGTTTCATTTAATTTTTCAGTAAGCGGCTCTAACTCAATTTTAATTTTGGAGAATTGACGGGTCGTTAGTTTGATTTCATCTTCCTTCAACTGCTCTTTTATTTCCTGGTAACTCTTCGCCCTTTTTACCTGCCTGGATAAAGAGCCCACATTTTTCTCCACTTCGCTGATGATGTCGTTTAACCGGAGTACATCAGCCGCCGTCGCTTCCAGTTTCCGGAAAGCGGCTTTTCTGCGCTGCTTATATTTCGTGACCCCGGCGGCTTCTTCAAAAATCTTCCGTCGCTCTTCGGGTTTACCGTTCAGAATTGTTTCCACCATGCTTAGCTCAATAATCGAGTAAGCATCCGGGCCCATTCCTGTGTCCATAAGTAGATCTTGAATATCTTTCAACCGGCAGGGAGAATTATTCAAAAGATACTGGCTCTCGGAAGACCGGAACAGACGGCGCGTGATCACAACCTCGGAGTATTCGATTGGCAGAACGTTCTTGGTATTTTGAATGGTCAAGGAAACTTCGGCCATCCCCAGCGGTTTTGCGGCTTTAGTGCCATTAAAAATGACATTTTCCATGCGTTCACTTCGAATTGTGCCGGGTTTTTGCTCACCCAACACCCAGCGAAGAGCATCAACGATGTTACTTTTACCACAGCCATTCGGGCCGACAATCGAAGTTATGCCATCGTTAAACAAGAAATGAGTTTCCCTTGCAAAGGACTTAAAACCATTGATTTTTAAGCTTTCTAAATACACACGCGCCTCTTAAATTTTGAGTGAGTTTTGCGGAGAACCAGCTCGGGTGACATACTATATACAGTATGATCTCGTTCAGTGACCCACGATATGAAGTTGGTTCAATATAATCGAATAATTTACGAAAGTCAAGGTGTATTTTATGAAAAGATCTTCACTTTTTTCAGCTTGACAATATTTTTGAAAATGCTAAATTCTAAAAATTTAGTAGCGTTTCAAACCAGCCCTATCTCCACCCAATTTGTTAAAAGTTCCTTAATTCACTATGTAAATTCTAATAAAAAGGTTTGATTCAATGTCAATAAATAGAGTCTGTGTATTCTGTGCTTCAAGTACGCAAGTTCACCCTGAATATTTTGACGCCTCAAACCGTTTGGGCAAAGAATTAGCCAAACAAGACGTGACGATAATTTATGGCGGAGGCGGCGCCGGCTTAATGGGAGAGGTGGCAACAGCCGCCCTTGCCGAAGGGGGCAAAGTCATCGGAATTCTGCCGAGATTCATGTCCGACCTTGAGTGGGGCCACACCGGCTTAACCGAGCTCAAGCTGGTTGACAATATGCGTGAAAGAAAACACATGATGATTGAAAATGTCGATGCCGTGGTCGCAATTCCGGGAGGTTCCGGCACCTTGGAGGAACTCCTGGAAGTCATCACCTTAAAACGCTTAGGCATTTTTTTAAAACCTATTATTCTCGTAAATGTGCGCGATTTTTTTGATCCCCAGATTGAGATGTTAAATAAATGCATAAACGAACGCTTTATGAATGAAAAGCACAAATCGATTTGGAGTGTTGTGTCGAAAGCAGAAGAGGTGGTGGAAACGATTTTAAACGCACCTAAGTGGGATGCAAGCTCGCGTAACTTTGCGACGCTTTAGAGTATTACTTCTGAACTTTTGCACTTTTTTGCAAGAGAATGGCTAAATGACCCCGACGCTTCGGGGAATGACAGTACCCGTCATTAAGTCATTATGCTATTTGCCTTCGGCGTCATTTTAGAGGAGAAAAAATTTACCTCTGTCAATGACAGCGAAGCGTTAATGACTGCTGATAATAACACCGTAGTTTGGACCATGACAAAGCAGGATTGTGACTCCGCCGCGTTAGGACTAAATGCCGACCGCCATTATTTGGCGGTAAATTGGCAAATAATCAAACAAAGCATAATTGACGTTGTAATACCAGCCAACCCCTCCCAGAATAACCGCGAATAAAATAATCGCCAAAGCCCAGGTCTTGAGAAAAGACACAGAGTAAACGACTTTCAACCCCCGCAACAACCGACCACAAGCCCACAGAACAAATAAAAATAGCACCAAAATTGCCGGGGCTGCCCATGAAGTTTGACTGATAATCCTGAAATAAATAGGCACTATCGGCAAAAGCCAAATGAAATTTGCGCTTGACCAAACCACCAGGGTAAAGAACTGCCAGAAAGCCAGATTCTGTCCTAAAACAAACGAGGTAATTCTGAGAACCAGGGTCAGAAAAGCAAAAGCCAGATAGAATACTAAAGTTGAAACAATAAGAAACCAGGCCGGCCGCCAAATCAACCAGATTAGTTTGAATTTTAGATCAACCGAGCCAATTAGGAGATTTAAAATTTCGTTAAAAATAAAATCATTGCGATAATTGAACAAAATGCTGGACGAAATAAAACTTAAAATCGAGCAAACTGTCAGACCTATCAAAAATGTATGCAGTGCAGATATCTTTCTATTTTCCCTTAACTCCACATAAAAGCCGTGCGGGTAAAGAAATATTCGCCGCAAGTTGCCCCGCAGTCGCCGACTCCGCTGAAAATTAAACAGGAAGAATAAAATCAATGTCAAACCAACTATCGGATAAATATTTGGATTCGCTGCTTGTTGTGATCGCGCGGGAATCTTTATCAAGCGGTTGCTTTTAAAAGCCGACTTTACTGCGTCAAAAGCGATTCGTTTTTCGCGGTCAAAGTCAACGACTCCAAATTTGTTCAGGAATCCATCGCCGGCTGCACCAAAAAATAAATTGGGCTTTGCTTCCTGCCAATCTGCAAAGGTGTGAATAAAAAAACCAGCGGTGTTTTCCTGCAGCTCA
It encodes:
- the smc gene encoding chromosome segregation protein SMC, which encodes MYLESLKINGFKSFARETHFLFNDGITSIVGPNGCGKSNIVDALRWVLGEQKPGTIRSERMENVIFNGTKAAKPLGMAEVSLTIQNTKNVLPIEYSEVVITRRLFRSSESQYLLNNSPCRLKDIQDLLMDTGMGPDAYSIIELSMVETILNGKPEERRKIFEEAAGVTKYKQRRKAAFRKLEATAADVLRLNDIISEVEKNVGSLSRQVKRAKSYQEIKEQLKEDEIKLTTRQFSKIKIELEPLTEKLNETQDNRVALTTKFDEQEAEIEEARTRLLELERKLSAQQKELNEVSLKIHQKEEKILVGRERRKALEATKVRLLKEKEEISVRIEKNKTEILQSKEQLQQLFEQIQLAENDYQEKSAELKSFEMRIHDKYEQLKGIENQRLHAVEGLTESKQEEERIKTQLENLEERLKSIRRDFEESQLLEKIREDKITKLQEKKASQASELTKLRQQLKDMQDELTAYRETKEKIKEKILNKNGEAQALKERIALLKKFIESYEDHPEGVQHLLLNGHLNGGCKGTLAENLTVDPPYRRAVETAMGEAAVSLIVDATDQALECIEVLKADEKGSVTFFPLDKFSTQRIKSDLRPHNDDILQANGVIDWAHNLVQCEKEYRAIVQSLLRDFLIVEDFQTAKQYADKLRENRINLITLDGEVVSNWGPIKGGANGESQAGVIGRKALVEELESKLKETWTQLEKEEEEQQEIESKYQKAFNKEKDLDKQVKASELKLTDSGVELAQLNFESRKDTETRERLAKEDESHKKNRKSLTDKMQTVSPSLDNLIENKAQYEASLQQASDDLESLEQEIKEYRTVEQDSRVKLADLKSEERHLQNNISRLHEFERELKGSFKRLDEEIVGAAKEHAELANRIEQNKSAIEIDFDEQKIVEAEVYKLEQTFLENKEELTHQEKFVKAVRDEKDLVAETLHSMELRVSELKMNAEQIKERIKEEYGVTIKKGALEQDFDEEGSSERIRRQKNRLDSMGPVNLLALKEYEKEKSRLDFLLTQKNDLIEAETNLNETIQVINKTAREQFSKVFEEIRENFVKVFQDFFENGQANLRLAPNADPLEAEILIEAATKSKRPTALMLLSGGEKALTAISILFAIYLVKPSPFCILDEVDAPLDDTNIGRFVQALRTFSKDTQFLIVTHNKLTMHAADFLYGVTMEEEGISKVVSVSFKDMDLKQPSKAA
- a CDS encoding TIGR00730 family Rossman fold protein, with the protein product MSINRVCVFCASSTQVHPEYFDASNRLGKELAKQDVTIIYGGGGAGLMGEVATAALAEGGKVIGILPRFMSDLEWGHTGLTELKLVDNMRERKHMMIENVDAVVAIPGGSGTLEELLEVITLKRLGIFLKPIILVNVRDFFDPQIEMLNKCINERFMNEKHKSIWSVVSKAEEVVETILNAPKWDASSRNFATL